gaagtctgataaTCCGGataaggccagcgtggtggactattaaaaccctctcattgtgagaagagactcttgctcagcagtgagccgaattttggttgacaatgatgatgaaatccctTTGTCGTTGGAGGCAGTGGTAAAATGAGATCAAGTGCGTTTGCGTGAATAAACTGAAGGCTAGTTTCGTTAGGAAATGTTCCTTCAGCTGGTTTATTATGTAACTATTTTGGTGTAAGATTAAAAACAATTAGTTGCAAATTAGGAACAACattatcagtttatttttaaaagggtTTGTATGAGccataatagcccagtggatatgacctctgcatccaattcggagggcgtagattcggtACGGGACATGCACCTTACTGTTactttttaaactattaaaccgatttgaatggaatttggtatagagataaataggaTCTTAGAGCAGAATATAAGCTACTTTTGTCCTGGAAAAATTTATGGTATCCGCGGGATTTATAATAATTCCACGCCAACGAAGTctcttctttttttcttcttttatacagggtgctggggagtatttcctataaaacgtattgacgagtccacttatataaatatataactaatatttttaactcaaaaataaaaactttttatgtttacaTACAAAgctattcaaataattccgactatccatgtaacacacgcctttttaaacccttgcattttaaaattttaaaatttggctaCGTCATCATTACAAaaatgcgtataagggacacattttaagatctatttacaaaagaaatattatttactccgaaaatattaattttagaacacatattttttaaacatttttaattaattttcggtaaagaatttAAACCCCAAACTCTGTAGGTATTTCGCAAGATAAAGATAAACTCACAAGTAGTAAGATaagcaatcatcatcatcaccatgaCTTGATGGACgaatgttaatgatgacgaaataaaatataatactaattcATGATTATTTTCAGCTGGACCGCAATATTGTACCAGTCTCTACATCATCCAACAAGGAACACATTAAACTGAATGaagacatttttgattttcatcTCAGTCATAAAGAAATtcaagaaataaagaaatttgaCAAGAACGAAAAGGTTCATCCCATAGAAGTGGATGACATGCGCAAGCAATATGAAGAAATgaaaagttatattaaaaagaacaaTTTGACCCAGTATGAAAATATCTAAACGCTACAGCTAAAGGTGCAGGTacacttgagcattcacttgtaatgagcattcgtgcgaatgttacatgacagaaaaatacgagaacattttagcgaacgttctagcgagcagatttgcttgatCTAAtcgagcgttcgctagaattctcaaaatgttcgtagcaatatttagCTCTATGCTTGCTCGGTTCGTTGTGCTGTTccacaaatataaaaaaggcgaatgctcgatgttctgttgaatgctcaagtctatcagcttTATACCTTTACCTTTATATTTTGTTCTCGGAAAGCGATTTCtttgttaaccgacttaaaaagaaagaagaaaaaaagaaggaggttcctCAATTTGAACGtatatattagtaatattatgtGCAGATATTTTGGAgaggttttttttatcttggataggcttgcgcttgactacatgcctgatggtgagcaatgatgaggtcgAAGATGAAAAGCACTTGCTTAAAAGATGCCTATGGTGCGTTTGTGTCTAAAACTGAATGACCAAAACGGACACATgtttataaatttgtattttcCTTCTGTTGCTAATGTTATCCATCCACGGTCCGATTTTTGCTTCAAGTCGAGCAATGCACgtcgcgaccaatacacgataaGTTTTTTTGGACTTCATACCGGCCGCGGTGCAGGCATGTTAGCATATGGCAAAAAGTTTTTGGTAAATGGGTTTCGATGCCACGCAATCACCGGATCTCGTAAATACACAAGAATTTTAGAGATCACTTTAAACCACACAAAACAAGGTGGTACTGTCACTGTACTAGCGCATTCAAAACCCAACCGTTTTCAGAAATAGGATAAGTTATAA
Above is a window of Bicyclus anynana chromosome 8, ilBicAnyn1.1, whole genome shotgun sequence DNA encoding:
- the LOC112048638 gene encoding aldo-keto reductase AKR2E4, giving the protein MGCAAFGFLVRRPHNNITLPPTFTNPVLVKMAKKYGVTVSQVVLRSLLDRNIVPVSTSSNKEHIKLNEDIFDFHLSHKEIQEIKKFDKNEKVHPIEVDDMRKQYEEMKSYIKKNNLTQYENI